The Mus caroli chromosome 9, CAROLI_EIJ_v1.1, whole genome shotgun sequence DNA window TCTTCCTCGCACACGGCCTGGTAGCCGTACGGGCGGCCGCGGTCGTCGTACAGCCCGTAATAGTCCAGGGCTCGTTCTCGAGACAGTCCCACGGCCGCCGCGGCAGCGGCATCCAGGGCGAAGGCTGCGGCGGCGTGCCGCGCGCGGGGCTCCCGCAGGGGCGGGGCGGCTACCGGAGACAGCGAGCGCTGCTTGTACTGGTAGCCACCGTGCAGGGGCAGATAGCCCAGGGGGTCGGCGGGCGCGGGAGGCCCGGGGGGCGGCGTGGAGGCGGCGGCGCTACTGCTGCTACTGCGCCGGCTGCTCCCGCCGCCGCGCAGGTACACCGGCTCCACCTTGAGCGGGCGATCGTAGAGCAGCAGCTGCCGGGCCAAGGCGTGCTGGCGAGCCTCCCGCGCGTCCTGTGGGTGCCGGAAGTTCACGTAGGCCACGCGGCCGAGCTCCGGGGTGTGTGACAGGCGCAGGCTGATCTCCCCGAACCGCTTGAACTGGTGGAAGAGCCGGTCCTCCAAGTGCTCGGCCGGCAGCGCGGGGCTCAGGCTGCTGATGAGGAGAGTCTTGTACTCCGGAGCCGCGGTGGAGCCGGGACCCGCGGGTTCCGCCCCGGGGGGCGGCGGGGGCGGCGGGAGTGGAGATGCGCGGGGCGACGCGCCGCCAGCACCCGGGTCCCCGGAGGCCTTGCCGGTGCGTCCCCCGCCTCCGGGCGCGCCCGAGGAGCGCCCGCCGCTCGCCCGGTGATTCGCATCCCCGGCAGCGCGCCCGTCGCGATGCCCGCCGCCTCCGCCGCTGCCGCGGGGCTTGTCGCGAGCCCGCGCCGGGACCGGGTGCTTGGTGCCGCCGGAGGCCTTGTGCGCTGCCCGCCgcccgcccgcctctgcctctcgTTCGCGCTCCCGCGGCCGCTTGGCGGACGATGACGAGCCACGCCCGCTCGGGCTGGAGTCTCGCTCGCTCTGCCGCTTCATCGCGCCGGttcggcgggcgggcgggcggcccGCGGGTCCCTcagagcggcggcggcggcggcccaGGAGGCAGCGCCCCCGGCGCCGCCATCTTGGACAAAAGGACtcggcgcggcggcggcggcggggcggggcgggagcGGCGCCGAGGGGCCGGGCGCTGCGTTATCAAGCTGCGCCGGTCGCGCCACGTGACCGAGGTGGGCGGGACGAGAGTTTCGCTCGCCGCCTATCACGGAGCTCCGCGGCCCCGCACCACGTGACATCTTGGCAACCAGAGGAAGCGGCCTGCCCTGCGAGCTTTGGCGCCGCCGCGTGGCTGCCGGAGCCCAGGCACCCGGTTCCTGGGCCGCGCGCAGATTCCCTCCGGAGCTCGGCAGGCCGCGGCTGCGCTTTCGCTTTGTGCTCCAGGGCTTGCTTGCTACTCCGGGTCTGCCTACCTTTTTCGGCCTCGGGGCCACGCCCACCGGAGCAGGTGTGGCCGCTTGGCCGGAAGCCAAGGGTTGCGCGTCCCACTCCAACCTGCCACTAGGTTGAAGAAATTCTATTCCCTTCCATGGAGTTTTCTGATTAGGACCAGAGTTGGCCCCCTTGAAGACAGACACAAGGATGCCTACATCCTGTCTAGGACCCACATCCGAGCATCTTATGCATTCGAATTCTTCAGGCACTGTCCTGATAGACACAGGTGAGACCTCCCCGGGTCCAGGTACAGCAACTAGAATGCGTTTGCAACCTACAGACAGGCATCTTGGTGCCACTGGGTCCAAATTTCTGCTGTAGGTGTCTGGGCGGACAGGAGGCTGGGAAGGTGGGGTTGCGGAGCCAAGGGTAAAAGAGCAGGTAATGCCATTATCACTTCTTGCCAAGTTGACAGATTGCTGGCCAGTATCCTGGCCACGTCCAGGAGATGAGGTGAAGTACCGGCAAGAGTACTCAAAGGCCCCTAGGCTCTCCACAGACGGTTGCTGGATCATTGATGCATCTGTAGGATGTTGAAGAACGCACCcagctcttccctcctcccataaGCAGAAAGCAACCAGCAGGAGGAGAAAGTGCAGGAGGAACTTGGAAGAAACGGCAGAGGGCTTCATGTAAGCCCTGCGGATGCAAAGTGAACTTGGGGACCACACAAGAAGAGAGCTAGGACGAGCCTTTTGGAAAACATAACTTCTTAGCAGTTGCTCCTTTCTCATTATCTCTGGAGGCAGCAGGAGCAGTTTCCCCACTGAGGCACAGTTCACAAGTGCCAGCAAAGGGAGCGACTGAAAACCACAGTGCACACAACTCCTTCAGGCCTTCCACTGCAACCAGCTCACACTGCTTCTTTGTAAACCGATTCCTGCCAACCTTGCCAAAAACCTAGGTAAGCAAGGGTCCTTGTTCTGATGCTAGACTGGAACCCCGATGAATGAATAACGTACGTACCAGGCGGGGTAAAGATATGCTATGGGTCTGACCACCTGCACTCAGTGCACAAAGTTCTCCTTGTTTTGCATAGGCTGAGCCAAATGTAAATGTCCTTTAGACTTAACATCAGCTCAGGAACTGGCCCATCTTCAGCCCCTGCTACTGGattggatgggggtgggggtcaggggtcAAGTCTAACCTTACCAGGCTGAAGTACCAGACACCCAGAAGCCCAAACCCACAAGACATTAACTGCCCAAGCTCTTAAGTCCTGTTATGGGAGTTTCATGCCCTCAGCACTGGCAGGCTGAGGGATCTTTTCAGACTGGAAAGATAAACCAGTAATCTATAGGACAGAATACTGTGCCAGCTCAACTCTCCAAagacaatttctttttaataaaaaaacccCAGACAAACTTTGAAGTCCTAGAGTAAACCATCAAAGAAGGAAGTAAATTGTCCCCACTCGGGGATGGGCAAGAGGGAACTGCAGAGCCAGCATCACTAGGAAAGCTCCAGGTTCACATCTCATTGTCAGGAGCCcgcttaaaaaataaattacaaaatggttgTTTGGGGAAGAGACAGATAAACTGCTTTTTCCCCTTCAGGTGCAGCAGGAATTGGGCAGACTACAGATCAGTTCGTGCGCTGGCTGCCTTGGGGGCGTATTTAGGCATCAGTTCATTTATCTTCCGGATATAGTCAGACTTTTCTGCACAGCCTTTGCACATCTCCCCCCAGTCGTCCAGGATCTTCTTCAGCTCTTTCACCCGGAGCTTCTTCAGGTCCACTGTGCTCAGGTCAATCTGCTTGTCTGCAGGGAGAGCAGGAGAGTAAATGGCTGGGCAGGAGAGGCTGCAGGCCCAACTGTGCTGCACGTCAAACCATCCTTAGGATGTCCAGCCCTACGTGCGGCCGGGGAGACAAATGCATACTGTGCCCAAGATTGAAATGACAGTCTTCACCAGGAAGGCCACCTCAGGCTGTCAGTAGCCACCATAGGACACACAGTGCAGACAGCCCACGTGGTTCTGAGGAGGAACATAGCTCCAGTTCCCCAAGGACTTCCTACATGCCAGCACAAAGGACAGCTCCAGGCTGGGCAGAGCAGACACACCCCCAGCCTCCCCAAGAGGCACCAGAGTCAGACCCACGTgacccaaacaaaccaacaccAGAACCAACCAGGATAccaaatcaaattcacacaagtACAAGATTCCCGAACATTAGTGCAGTAAACACTGGCACTGTTTAAACTTTATAGGAGAGGCCTGGCTCTTCTTGAGACTAGGATTCTGTGCAACCAGATGGGCTCTGCCATGGTGATGCTGTAACTGTCACGCCTGGGGTTTAGAGCCATGACTGTTGAACTCAAGTTCCCACCACATCACTTCTCTGCTCAAAAACTTCTGAAGCTCCCAAGTTTACTTAGACTAAAAGCCAAATTTCCCCCTAAGGCTCTGTCCAACTTGACCTCCTATGTACTCCACCACTATCTATAATCTCTATCTGTACTGCTCTATCAGATGGCCTCTGGGTCAATCCTCATCCTTCAAAGTATGCTAAgtcaccctctgacctccacctatGCTCGATGCGGAAGGCTGTTCCCTGCAGCACAGAGAACCATCCTTTATGCTACAAACCCGCTTTTGATGACTCCTCTGGCTAGAAAGTTAAGCCCAGAAAGGGTATGCAGAGATGGCAGAAGGCACACGGTCCCAGTCACACTCACCATATTTTAGCTCACAGATCTGGCTGtctttcttcttcagcttctcaCAGATCTTTTCCACAGGGATATGGTGGGCCAGGGGCTTCGACACTTCATTGATGATCTTGGTGGCAGCGTCATCTGTGGCTCCAATGTAGTAGCACtgcagcaaaaaacaaaacagaaccaaatgAAAGCCTTGAAAAACATCTGCACGCAGGAGAGCACgtgtcagaggccagaaggcatcagGTTCCTGGAGCTGCAGTGCAGGGTGCTGCGgatgctgggaacggaactcagatcctccacaagagcagcacaCATTCAtaaccaactctccagctccagaCAACTGCCTTGAAGACCTCTCTTTGCCAAGGCTTCCGTTTGTTAGCCTGCCCAGATCTAGCTGTCCCAGGCCCGAGGCACTTGATAGATGCTCAGCTGCAGCGTTAGAGTTCCGATGAGAGACTACCATGGAAATTAAAGCTACAACAGAGGCTGATGCTCCACCAGGGTCCTTGACCTTGACTTGGCCCTGGCCATCTCGGGGCACCTAGCCAACTACTTCTGGTTCCAATCACACCAAATTCTTCCTGGCCTTTGGGCACTCCCATCGCCGGAGTGTGCTCACTCCTCCTCCCTGACTCCCTGTCCTCGGAGGTAGATACCCAGGACTACTTTCTCTCACAGCCCCCACCCGCCAACTCTCCCAGCTTATTTCCTTCATGGCATCTGGCATCACTGCCTTGCAGCTGCCTGTCATTTTCTCTCCTGGTCTTACCAATATTCAGCTTATAGCAGATGTTTAATAAATAGAGGATAAAAACACTTAAACCTCACATTAGTATATACACAAGTCCCATCACGAAGTGGACAGTGCCCACGAGCCTGGTCACCAGCTACTTACCAACCGATTCTCTTTGCCTCTTGCTTCACGGCAAAACTTTATAAGTTCTTCTTCAATAGTGGCTGGTGAAAATGTGACATCTCTGTCTTTGAGGTCCTGGTAAAATCTTCCCAGATAAGAAATACAAACTGGAAAAGAGGGAGGTGATGGTAAGTAATTATTAGTCTCCATTTCCCCTGGAAAAAACTCTGTCAGCAGTTTTGCTAGAAGggattaagtttttttttttattcggGTACTCAGAAGTGCACAGAACCCTTAGGTTGCTGGGGTCCTTGTacccagtgcatgctgggaatgaaCATTACCCAAGTGACCCACACACAACCCTCTCTGCTCTTTTCAAGTTTAAGCCGAGAGTGGACACGTGTCCTTGAGGGAACTCACTGTGACCTCATAAGGGACAGATTGAAGGCTGAAGCAAATGATCAAAATGCTCCTTATTCCAAATACATCGAACCCCCAAGTGCAGCTTAGTATTGCCACCGAGACGGTTGCGGCCCACAGGATGCCTTCCTGTAATCTCTAAAGTGATGGGAAAAGACAAAAACTCCCGGGATGTGGGCTTCCGGCCAAGTTATCAAGGCGACTGAACCGACGCGTTCCCTTAAATGGGTCAACGTCTCTAGGCCCGGGAAATAAGTGAGGCCCTTTCTCCAGCGGAGCCCCGGGACGGGCCGTCGCTCCCACCCTCTCGCTTTCCTTGGGTTTAGCGCCGCCAGGCCGCCCCCATCCGGTCCCCCGCACCTTCACAGTCGCCTGGCCGCAGCGCCCGGCTGTCAGGCAGCACGCTCAGGGCCAGCGCTACCGCCAGCCCGCGCGTAGCCCACATCCTCCTCAGCCGTctccaccgccgccgccgccgcgcgaATGAACCGCACCCGGCGCGGTGCTCCGCCTAGTGGGCTGGAACAGAAACCTGAGCTTCCCATTGGTGTGTGGTCCCCGCGCCCACCCATATGCTGCATTCTCATTGGTCCACGTGCCCAGGAGCCCAGACCGGCGGCTCCACGCTACCCTCCCTCATTGGCTGCTGCTGTCTGGGACCTAGACAGTTGTCGGTTGCTGATTGAGCCTGGGCGGTCCATAGGGGTGCGGGGGAGAAGGTGCACGGGCCGCCATGTTGGGTAAGGGCAGCTGCTTTGGCTGCTTACCCGGAACCCTCTCAATCTATTGACTCGACCCGAATACCGGGTCTTGGCTCCACACCCACTCCTCCCGACGCCCGGACTCGTAGAGCAGCGTTTCTGGCGCCACCCTATAGCCAGTAGGATGGGCGGCTGGAGGAAGGATCAGAAGCGGTTCCTTGTTTTGAACTACCACGTGGATTGGCGAGCCAATCATGGGGAGCGTCCACTTTGATTCGCTGGCTGCTCAGACCCCGCTTTATCCTGGGTCGGACGGCAGAACCTCTTAAACGAAAGGCTCTAGGTCTCCCTAGTTGGCTCCCGTCCTGGGCCTCTGAGGACCTCGCGGCAAGGCTGTGAGCAGAGGCGTTGGTCTAGCTTCCAAATGGAGGCCATGGGATCTTGGGAGGTTTTGTTCTCCACTCTTGGAGACACGAGGATGGGAACTGGAGACATTACCGCCTGGACTGCCCTAATGCTAAGTGCAAGGGCTTTGGCCACTCGCCCAGGAAGGCGGAATATGGAGAGCGGCCGACTAAGTGCAGAAAAGTATCTGGAGCTAAAAGGGCTTGGAGCCCGGCGACAAGGGTTTGAGAGGGGCATTTATGCTCCCATTCAGTGAAATCAGTGGATCAATATCAGGTATTTATCTTTAATTCACATCACAGCAGtcaagggatgggggtgggggggagtcagTTGCCATATATTTACATCTAAAAGTCACATTTTTTGTTGGATTTATAACATGCTACCACAATATATACAGTAAAATGCCTCTTGGGACACTGgcacaaatttttttctttaactttctgGTACAGGTAAGATCATTTTAAGTCAGTTTTTCTTTAGACATGAATACACAAAAGAAATGGTTAgaagttttcttgttttaaataagcACAGAATGCCAGAggttaaaaacacatttataggGCTTATTACCAATTAGACACACTCTATACATTTTTTTGCTCAAATTCCTGTACAAATACACAGCATTCAAATAGGTATTTACAAATACgctttaaagaatgaaaatcagTATTTCACAATCTTTTCAAAGGATTCTGATCTCTGACCTCCCATTTCCCTCACACTGGCTGgtttttcaataaaaagtattCAGAATaggtccatttcatccagttaGGGAAAATGGAGAGAAGTAACACAAATATATTTCACTTTGCATAAAGCAAGGTCAAGGAACTTAACCCTACATTCCCCTCCCTACCTCCTGTGCCATCAAGTGGAGAAGGGAGATGTCTGCATGTGATGACTGGCTGCCTCCGTGGACTGAGGTTCAGACGTGCCTGGAAACAAACCTAAAGCTGCCCTACCTAAGAATCACATTGCAAGCTAGACTTTGACCCTCATACCTGTGAACCCAGACGGTCCAGAAACAAGCTTACCAGTGAGTCTGGGCTCAGGAACAggtgtgtgtgtccttggagCTGGGGCTATTGGATTGGCCTACCTACACCCTCAACAGTCTCCACTCTGCCTGAGTGATCCTGAGGCTATCAGAAAGCCCTACACTGTTGGTACCTGGGCCCCAACATACTGTGAACGGAAAtgggccttctttctttttctataggTTATTTGCTGGCAGTTCTATTAAACTtgtttctaagagaaaaacaCTGTGGGTTTTTCTGTTTGGAAAGAATTGTGGAGAAGGGATAAGCAGCTGGGGCCAGAACTTGGCCATAGCAGGCCAGAAGGCCAACAAGTTAAGAAAACGGGAGCAACATACCTTCTCATCAAGGAGAAGGCAGTTTTATGGCCATCACTGATGGGAATGTaagcaaataaaaggaaaacaattgcCTCAAGacaagtcattttaaaaagtaacttagAAGCACCCTGGTGAAATATTACCATACCCCCACCATAATACCAAGAGTAATGTCAGTGCCCTGACATGAAAGAATTCCCTATAAAGTCACCACTGTGCCCTGCCTAACAGACTGGGGAGGTTTGAAAAACTGCCCTTCTGCCTGTCCTGAACCCTGAGTGGTGGGCGGTCCCTATGGGTTTGGAGTGGAGGGCTCAGTACTTGGCTGCTTGGAAGATAACAGTTTTACCTGTGTGGCTCTCTGCCTCCAAAAGGAGAAGTTTCCTcccaccatttatttatttatatatttttaaacccAGGAGCTTGCTGAACCTGACCACACATCCTCAGGGCCTGGAAGCCAGGCTGGGCAGCCAACCCCAAGGCTCAGAGGTAGTGCTGAAAATCCCTGATTCAGGCTCTAAGCGGCAGGCATTTGGGGGCCACCTGGGAAAGCAAAAGGTTCTCTGGCTCCTGCCACACTCCAGCCTCAC harbors:
- the Manf gene encoding mesencephalic astrocyte-derived neurotrophic factor codes for the protein MWATRGLAVALALSVLPDSRALRPGDCEVCISYLGRFYQDLKDRDVTFSPATIEEELIKFCREARGKENRLCYYIGATDDAATKIINEVSKPLAHHIPVEKICEKLKKKDSQICELKYDKQIDLSTVDLKKLRVKELKKILDDWGEMCKGCAEKSDYIRKINELMPKYAPKAASARTDL